The following nucleotide sequence is from Kiritimatiella glycovorans.
CGTGCACACGGTTTCGCGCAGGTTGACTTCCTCCCGCCGGATCTGAACCTGGCCGCTCTGCAGTTTCGACAGCTCGAGGATATCGGTGAACAGGTCCAGAAGGTTCTGTCCGGAGTCCTGGAGGAGGTGTACGTATTCATGCTGTTCTTCGCTCAATTCGGTGCGTTCGAGCATATCGGTGAGGCCGATCAAAGCGTTCATCGGCGTACGCACCTCGTGGCTCATGTTCGCCAGGAAGTCCTGCTGCAGGCGGTTCGCCTTCTCGGCCCGCTCCTTGGCCGTGCGCATATCCTCTTCAGCCTGCTTGCGCATACTGATGTCGCGCATGTGCAGGACGACGGCCTCTTCGCCCTGATGGCGGATGACGGTGCCGCTCACCTCCACGGCGATCGACGTACCCGAGGCGTTGTTTATCTTCATTTCCATCCACTGCAGCGATCCGTCGAACCACTCCTTGAACCGACGGGCGACCGCGCCGCGCTCACACACGGGCACGAAATCAAACAGGGTGCGGCCGACCAGCTGCTCCGCCGTCCTGCCGCAAAGCGCGCAGGCCGCGGGATTGGCCTCCCGGATCCGGCCGGCGGGGTCCTGCACGAGAATCGGCTCCGGTGAGCGGTCGAAAAGCAGCCGAAACCACCTGCGGCTCTCCTCGATACGCCGCTCCCACTCGCGGCGCTGGGAGATCATCAGATTGAGCGCCTCGGCCATGGCACCCAATTCGTCCTCCCGCTCCACATCCGCATGCGTGTCCCAGTTGCCGCAGGCGACCTCCCCGGCCACACGCGCCAGTTCATGGACGGGCGCGGTGATCTGGCGAAGCATGAACCAGGACACGGCACCGGTGACCGCGAAGACGACCGCACCCGTAAAGAGCACCAGCGAACCCCGCCGCAGAAAGACGACGGCCGGGATGCCCTCCTGCATCCACTGCCTCAGCTCCGCCGTGCCGGTGCCGGCCTCGACACCGTCCGGCGAGGCCAGAAAAACCCATGCACCGATGAGCAGCATGGCCATCAGCGCCACGAGAAACTGGTACAGCAGCAACCTTCTGGT
It contains:
- a CDS encoding ATP-binding protein, coding for MVGTLTRRLLLYQFLVALMAMLLIGAWVFLASPDGVEAGTGTAELRQWMQEGIPAVVFLRRGSLVLFTGAVVFAVTGAVSWFMLRQITAPVHELARVAGEVACGNWDTHADVEREDELGAMAEALNLMISQRREWERRIEESRRWFRLLFDRSPEPILVQDPAGRIREANPAACALCGRTAEQLVGRTLFDFVPVCERGAVARRFKEWFDGSLQWMEMKINNASGTSIAVEVSGTVIRHQGEEAVVLHMRDISMRKQAEEDMRTAKERAEKANRLQQDFLANMSHEVRTPMNALIGLTDMLERTELSEEQHEYVHLLQDSGQNLLDLFTDILELSKLQSGQVQIRREEVNLRETVCTVLAGFRERSAGKDVRLRWRYAEDMPEWFGCDSGALTLILRHLLQNAVKFTDSGEIAVSVDAAGGLPETSGKTAVQIRVKDTGIGIPARQREEIFHCFSQGDSSSTRAHGGAGIGLAICQQLAELMAGQIRLESREAEGSVFTVRLPLEPLTDVPGTSGVEPPASRLNG